The Candidatus Poribacteria bacterium genome has a window encoding:
- a CDS encoding quinolinate synthase yields MHSKGETPDATDAPNCTTELSLEDVKQELYNRHHPSLTFLDIEAHAKTIHRIRTLKQKHNVVMLGHNYMEPLVFGLSEKEEQGDSLGLSMFAAKTEAPYLIFNGVPFMAETAKILSPSKTVLVADKTAGCSLADNFGAEDVKKLKALYPGAPVMIYVNSYADAKAESDICCTSANAAHIAKTMPGDTIIFVPDIFFAQNLEEELKGEKNVVYPGKDNTARGAVCEVHEKFTLQDLLGIRESFEIPKGHPRRKLYAHWECRPNVLQEADFYGSTSQIMKDIAERVAANQIERAFVASECELTSNLAQEFPDVQFWTACSVRCSHMAQVNLGKIANILEAIDQNADLDEYEITLNPETIDKARAPIERMLEASV; encoded by the coding sequence ATGCATTCTAAGGGAGAAACTCCCGACGCAACAGATGCCCCGAATTGTACGACGGAATTGAGCCTTGAGGACGTTAAACAGGAATTGTACAACCGCCACCATCCAAGCTTAACGTTTCTCGATATAGAAGCTCACGCAAAAACCATCCACAGAATACGGACCCTGAAGCAGAAACATAACGTTGTGATGCTCGGTCACAACTATATGGAGCCGCTCGTTTTCGGATTATCAGAAAAAGAGGAGCAGGGCGACTCACTCGGTTTGAGTATGTTCGCTGCGAAAACAGAGGCACCGTATCTAATCTTTAACGGTGTGCCGTTTATGGCGGAAACAGCGAAAATTTTAAGTCCGAGCAAAACAGTGTTAGTTGCCGATAAAACAGCAGGATGCTCACTCGCCGATAACTTTGGCGCAGAAGATGTCAAGAAGTTGAAAGCTCTTTATCCGGGCGCGCCAGTGATGATTTATGTGAATAGTTACGCCGACGCGAAAGCAGAATCGGATATCTGTTGCACGTCGGCGAATGCGGCACACATCGCGAAAACAATGCCGGGGGATACAATAATCTTTGTGCCCGATATCTTCTTTGCACAGAATTTGGAGGAAGAACTGAAGGGCGAGAAAAATGTCGTCTATCCCGGCAAAGACAACACAGCGCGCGGTGCAGTCTGTGAAGTCCACGAAAAATTTACACTTCAGGACCTTCTCGGAATCCGTGAATCTTTTGAAATCCCGAAAGGGCACCCTCGCCGTAAACTTTACGCCCATTGGGAATGCCGTCCGAACGTCCTACAAGAAGCAGATTTTTACGGCAGCACCAGCCAGATTATGAAGGATATAGCCGAACGCGTTGCAGCAAACCAAATTGAACGTGCCTTTGTCGCTTCGGAGTGTGAATTAACCTCGAATCTCGCACAAGAGTTCCCAGACGTTCAATTCTGGACAGCCTGCTCGGTACGATGCTCACACATGGCACAGGTAAATTTGGGTAAAATAGCGAACATTCTGGAGGCAATAGACCAAAACGCGGATCTCGACGAATATGAGATTACACTGAATCCCGAAACTATTGATAAAGCCCGTGCGCCAATTGAGCGGATGCTCGAAGCGAGTGTGTAG
- a CDS encoding PorV/PorQ family protein, giving the protein MLKRRTGLIIMVLLVVSATTPCVHAVSIHDGAGTTGAAFLKIEGGSRPVGMGGAFAGLANDINTIFWNPAGLTAVHDQELTAMQHFSFADINNQTIGYAQRVDRLVWGASFLGSFTEIERRQGPTEDPDSTVTVGGFATGLSFAYPLGTAMSIGGTAKVISEQLDIQNAYGAAADVGVILRLFDNQLGIGVAVQNAGVLDGGENLPMAVRAGVAYRMWKQPMVEEGAEETMPPRELWAFVADAHLPLIDANPSFHIGAERWFYDSVAARLGYQIGMNENPSNGLSLGVGVRRSGEDALANIDFQFDYAFVPDAYVGNAHRVSFITRF; this is encoded by the coding sequence ATGCTGAAAAGGCGAACCGGTCTAATCATAATGGTGCTTCTCGTAGTAAGCGCGACTACTCCATGCGTACACGCGGTGAGTATCCATGATGGCGCAGGAACAACCGGTGCTGCTTTCCTAAAAATTGAAGGGGGAAGCCGGCCTGTTGGAATGGGAGGTGCCTTTGCTGGACTTGCCAATGACATTAACACTATTTTTTGGAATCCAGCAGGGTTGACCGCTGTACACGACCAAGAATTGACTGCAATGCAACACTTCTCGTTTGCAGATATTAACAACCAAACCATCGGATATGCACAGCGAGTAGATCGGCTTGTCTGGGGCGCAAGTTTCCTCGGCAGTTTCACTGAAATTGAACGCCGACAGGGCCCAACAGAGGATCCCGATAGTACTGTGACGGTCGGCGGTTTTGCCACAGGATTATCTTTCGCTTATCCGCTCGGCACGGCAATGTCAATCGGTGGCACAGCGAAAGTCATTTCAGAGCAGCTGGACATTCAGAATGCCTACGGTGCTGCAGCAGATGTCGGTGTAATCTTACGTTTGTTTGACAATCAGCTTGGAATTGGGGTTGCTGTCCAAAACGCCGGAGTATTGGATGGTGGGGAGAACCTACCGATGGCAGTCCGGGCGGGAGTCGCTTACAGAATGTGGAAGCAGCCTATGGTAGAGGAGGGAGCAGAAGAAACAATGCCGCCGCGTGAGCTTTGGGCATTCGTCGCCGATGCCCACCTTCCGCTCATTGATGCAAATCCGAGTTTCCATATCGGGGCAGAACGCTGGTTTTACGATAGTGTCGCTGCACGCCTTGGATACCAGATTGGAATGAACGAGAATCCGAGCAACGGGTTATCGCTCGGTGTCGGGGTACGACGGAGTGGTGAGGACGCATTAGCGAATATCGACTTCCAATTCGATTACGCTTTTGTCCCGGACGCTTATGTCGGCAATGCACATCGCGTCTCTTTTATCACGCGCTTTTAA